The nucleotide window AGGGCGTTTCAGAGGGACCCAAACCAGGAGCAGGAGGAAATGTGGAGGGCAAGATAAAATGGCTTCCAGGCAGGTCTTGGGGAATGCCAAGCTGCCTTTTTTTGGGTGGTAAAAGTGGCAGGCATtgagagggggaagaggaaaaaggTCTGGGgtccaaagagagagaaaacaatagGACAAAATGGGTTAATGGTCTCCCCTGGCTGCAAAATGTCCATATGGCTTTGTAGTAGAATGGGagacccaccatcttgaggaacAGCTACTCCCCACCTGAAAGGACAGGCTATGCAGAGCAGTGGGTCTACCTCAGGGAAAATGGGACCCCCCCTTCTCCCTGAAGCCCACAGGAGGGCTGCCCCTAGGCAGCCACTGGAGCAGGCAGTGCTCCCTCTCCTTACCACAGTTGGAGCAGAGGCAGGGCATGTAAAGTGCTGCCAGGGAGGGGGCACTGCATGGAGCTGGCTGGAGGGCTTCCCTCTCGCCCCCCATTTTTGCATATTTGAGGATAAAAGTTGCTGCTGCATAGGAGGCTGGGCAAGGCCGCAGATACCCTTCACAGATGCAAACCACAAAGGGGGAGAGGGCATTTGAATTCCCTCTGGAGGAATGCTAGGGGGGGATAAGGAGGGGTACATAAAGGCCAGAAGCCCCAAGGGGGAAGGGATGGGCACAGgcaggccagagagagagattcccTCAAGCACCAGAGCGGGAAACTGGTCTGTTGTGGGGAGGGCAAAGTGGACTGCCAGTGAAGTGGTGGGCTGGGAAGGGCCTCTCCTCCATCCAAGCCCCCCACCCACTTGGCTGGCAATCCCATTCACCTTGGTGGGGGCTGGGAGGCAAGGATGGGGTGGGCGAGGGTGACATTGAGGGAGTCGTTGTGCTGGACGAGGGAGGTGTGCCGGTAGTGCAAGACCAGCTCTTTCAGGGAGGCATAGAGGTTGTAGGGCTCAGCGAAGCCAAACCCGGTGGCTGTCTTGTATATCACGCAGTGCTTGGTGTCGCCGTCCACCCTGCAGGGCCAgtgtttgttggggggggggagaggaggagagagaacaaaCAACAGAGACAACTGTCACTTGGTGTGAACAGGACCAGAAAGGCTACTATTTTCTTCTGAtcgcagctcccagcatccccaagcCAGGGCTGAAGCTGCCTTCCAGAATCTGTGGTGCAAAATAAAGGGAGGCCACTCACACAACGGAGCAGGCGTAGCACCCACGC belongs to Sceloporus undulatus isolate JIND9_A2432 ecotype Alabama unplaced genomic scaffold, SceUnd_v1.1 scaffold_589, whole genome shotgun sequence and includes:
- the LOC121917760 gene encoding phosphatidylinositol 3-kinase regulatory subunit beta-like, producing MMEDEEDLPHQEERTWYVGKIHRTQAEEMLAGKRDGTFLIRESSQRGCYACSVVVDGDTKHCVIYKTATGFGFAEPYNLYASLKELVLHYRHTSLVQHNDSLNVTLAHPILASQPPPR